In the genome of Artemia franciscana chromosome 16, ASM3288406v1, whole genome shotgun sequence, the window TACCTTGAATTCATGGACTGCTCTCTTGGCCTCTCCAATGATTtcagaatagttttttttgatTGCAGCTCccacttcttcttcttcttctaaagGCAAGTGTCAGAAAACTTGTGAATGATGTTGCATCTAACTTCAAGGAACTGGACTACATTTGCAGggatgattttttttaccaaactgGATGCATACCTTTCAAGAGATTATCTCCCTTTAAACAAAACACATGTGGGAATAGCTGTAAGAaattcaacattaaaactcaaaaatccTCAAGAGTCAAGCAATACCATTGATCTCTCTTTACTGTCTTGTCAAAAATACTAAATAGTCCTGATCAAACAGATAAAAGACCATTTTAAGTCTGAAGATGAAATCTTTGATATTATGACTTTGGATAAACCAATACAGTAAATTGGAGGCCAAAATCTCCAAGGCCACTGTTTGCAAGATTTTCTGTTCTAAATGAAAAAGTGTTGCCTCCAGAAGAGACATGTAGAATGGAGGTCACAAGTAATGACTTATATCACCAAGCTTTAATGGGGAGATGCCCAAGTTCAAGACCTATCAGTTGAGTAGTACTGGATGAAGATACTTGGTCTGAAGACTTGCAATTGCAAAATCAAATACCCAGTACTGTGGAAGTGTATATTGCTgatcttcttgttttttgttttttttagcgaTGTACAAGCTGAGCATTTTCTTAGTCtcctgaaattaataaaaaaaaagacatccaAAATAGTTGTGAGACTTTCACCctaatttgacttattttggtCAACTACtggttgaaaaataaagataaaacttCTTCAACTGTCAACATACTAAAAGCTGTGGCTTGCTTCAGTACAAAGGCAAATATTACAAGTAATGGTGCTGGGTATGACACTTAATTTAACCTTTTTATGCATTCTGGTTAGTGTAACCAGATTTTCttgcataaatatttgaattgcctgctcacccctgcttttgaaaatctttttacttttaatagagaccatcatgatcataatacaagaaaagctgataacttaACTCATGAGTTTAGGATTGCTACTGGTGCATCTTTTGTGATTCACCATTATGGTCCCCATGTTCGGAATATTTTGCCCGATGGTGTGAAAAATGTCCCTAGTCTTCCGGCTTTCAAGTCATgggtaaagaagttttttttatctcgtgagtaattttgatgtaaggcccattccaggttgtcattctattcaaggcatttccctgatttacttgctgttagtttttttccgttaatttttttctgtcttcttcttgtctttttcctctttctcttttttttcctttcttccttcatcaattgagtttcttttgtattgagtagCGTGATACAAATgtggttttaattagctgagggtgatTACCTTGCTTGCCCttacaagcttattgcctttcttggcaggcaaatagtgtttgttttcttttcttaataaataaatgtatatctggaaaatattttatgttaattgTTATCTAAAGTAAAAAGATAACAATTTGATATTGTGCTCTGCTTTTCATATAAGTTCTTTGGAAATCTAGGGTAAAATATCCCTTTTTTCTAGGAAGAAATTAGACCTAACAACAAGGAATTTTAGGGAAAATTGTTGTGAAAACAGGGAGAATTGAAATAGAATAGTGAAAGCACTGCCTAGAAGTCAAACAACATTGGTCACAGTCAGTAATTGGATGGGTGACTGTCTGAGAACACCAGGtgctgtttatattttttttggcacttATGGCActataccaagtgacatatagcaattgcaatttctgcttgtctgtctgtcccagttttgctagtttgggcacttgcAGATATGGTAGAATGTCAAAATTTGGCTggtatatcagggaccagattaaattagaaatagtcgtttccctgattctaccatctgagggggagtggggggacagttaattgtgaaaaactagaaaaaagaggtatttttaacttgcatacgggtgattggatattgatgaaattttatatttagaaggttattgtgtcttagagattttattttaaatcctgtcTGGATCCAGTGATATTGAGGAAATTCGAGGGGGCAATCTGAAATATcggaaaatgattagagtggAGACATCAGGCTTAACTTGGTGGGAAAGGTAatcacaagtcatagatacatgattgacataactgtaaCAAATCCgcttctttgggggagttgggtggcttaactcggaaaaattagaaaaaataaggtattttttaaattatgaacaAGTGATtaaatgttaatgaaatttgatttagaaagaccttgtaactcagacctcttattttaaatcccaaccagatccagtgtcattggggggagaaaccagaaatcttggaaaatgcttagagtggagagaccaggatgaaacttgttgggaagatttaggacaagtcctagatacatgattgacttaaaatagactggatccgctctctgtgGGGAATGTGGTGGAGGTACCTAAtttggtaatttggaaaaattaggtatttttaacttacaaaaaggtgattggatcttaatgaaatttaatatttagaaggatcacgtgtctcagagctcttattttaaatcctgactggatctggtgacattggggggagctgagGAGGAAACTAGAAATCTCGGacaatgcttagagtggagagattgtgATGATGGttggttggaagaataagcacaaagcctagatacgtgattggcataatcaGACTGGactggctctctttgggggagttggggggggatttggaaaaattgaaaaaattatatatttttaagttacaaatgggtgatcagatcttaatgaaatttgacatttagaaagacctcgtgtctcagagctcttatattaaatcccgactggatccggtgacattggtgggaaTTGGGAagagaaaccagaaatcttgtaaaatgcttagagtgtagagatcaggatgaaacttggtgggaagaatgagcacatttcctagatacgttattgacataatcggaccagattttctctctttggaggagttggggggaattTGTAACTTTGGGTGCTTCAGATAACCTATGACAATGAAAGTTGGTAGGCATATtagggaccagactagattaaattagaaatagtctcttccccgatttgaccgtctgaggggggtggggggatgtgcaaacaagatagttgagaagaatttcaTTTGCCTATAAAGCAAATGAGTGTTtttcttaagtatggcttgtggcctaggggtatgattcttggttagggtgcgagaggtctTGGGTTTGGATCCTGGACCATTTCGTTTTTTTCATGAAGGAGATCCAaaactagatacatgattgatatagcAATCACTGAAAGCTGGCAGGTATATTAGGGACCCAACCAgattaattagaaatagtcaacTCCCCAATttcaccatctggggggcagtGGAAGaatggttaatttggaaaaattagaaaaaatgaggtgtttttaacttacaaacaggttaCCGGATCTTaaagaagtttgatatttagaaggacctcatgtctcagagatcttaatttaaatcctgactggatccagtgcCATTAGGGggttttggagggggaaactagaaaccttggaaaacacttagagtggagaagttgtaatgaaacttagtgggaagaagctcttgggtCTTCTGACTTtgccacaagtgccatatttttattgtgattttttcCTAAGTAAAATAATACTCTGAAACAAACTTGTTTCCTTATTTTCATACCACCAAGCTGgttatttgcttttttgttcatttcaggTGCAATAGGCTATCTGGGATCTACTGAATACTAGGGATATTTTGAGAtggaaacatgttaaaaaaaaaaattcttacttcataatatgcagaataattacaGTTACCACATTTTGCTTGTAGCTCTACTATATTTTACCCCCTTCTCCAATCTTAAGAACAGCAAAGAGCATTTAGTTAAGACTTCCAGAACAATGTGCATCTATATTGTCAAACCATCATGTAGTTTTTCAGAAGTTGCTAATAGTATTAACCTGATTTTTTCCGAGGTTTTTGGGGTCCTTTAAAGAAATATAAGATGGGTTTGATTggataaaattgattttaattttgaaattgagaaaaaaggggaggtTATCAAGgacaataaatagttgaagaaAAGTATGATTGCATTGATTATATTAGTAcgagttttgtttttaaaatgatcTGTTGAAGACTTTAGCTGTAAATTTTCAATTATGTTATGGTCTTGAGAAGGAATATGGAATGTTAATCATGCATCTGttgatttgtttcttttttaagttagacttagttttctgttcattttgacttTCACTTGTTCATTAAGACTAGCTCCACGTCATTTgaactattatttgattttttctggTATTGCTTAGTTTAATGTTGGTTTTCAATTTTactgaaaaggttttttttttcaagtgaattcCTGATGGTTTCGACTTAATTAGATTAACAACACTACACTGGAATAGTTACTCCATTTCAATTATCAATccaattatagaaaaaagattgaaaaaggtaaaatcaaaagaaaattatgagaagtgtttgaaaaatacttttagaaACGCATTTTTTCATTCTGCTTTAAAAATGAGCTATGAACATTCTATGATTTTTGCAAAAGATCAAAATAGATCCTAAAGTTAATTGAGGTGTGAATTGAGTCTGGTGCTCTTGTATAAAAGTTGATGGTGCAGAAGCCATCAACCATTGGGAAAAAGGCTACACAAACACTAGCTTTTAGTAAATAAATCCCTGTGGTATATATTATTTTACTCAATTTTGACTAAACTTGCAGATCTCCAGATTGCTCTCCAGATCACTTAGCCCTTTTTGATGAAGCAGCCTTAGGCTCCACAgtaaactttttacttttatcatTTAGGGAGgcagttgaaattaaaattatatacatAAAGACCTCAATTTGAAACAGGGcgctgtttatttttttggaagtCCAATTTATTACAATTTAATGCAAAGTTGTgtatttcctaatttttaaaactaaatcaattaGTAACATAAATGCAATTTGGGTCAGTAGATAGGGTTTAATAATTTTGGAAATGCAAGTAAGCATGCCAGCACTaaacccttaaggtccaaaacAGCAGTTCTGGTCTCCATTCCATGaccctttagccaggaagtgcccTATACTTGTAGCGTGACCAGACGAGGACGCCTCACCTGGCATCTAGAGGACTACTTATGGTTGACTCCCATTTGTCACAATCTTGTGCCAACTCTTCAGCAAACCGGAGCCAGCAGCTCTCCCACTTTCTGCCAAATCTTCGAAATCCGCCATCGGGGTTGAGTTTGTTTTTgatagttgcccaccaattctTTAATTGACTGTCATGTCGCCTGCGCCAATCTGGCAATGGGGCAGCTAGAAGTACTTGCTTTATGATGCAGTTATTGGGTCTTCTAAGCACATAACCAAGCCAACGCAGTCTTCTCTGTTTGACAATCGTGGCGGTTTGATTTTACAGCAGTGGTGGCGCACATCAACATTTGAGATTCTGTCGGATTTTTCGTAGACAGCAGTGATCAAAGACTTCCAATTCATGGACATGAAGTGCCTTCAGTGGCCAAGTTTTGACTGAATAAAACAGGACAGATCTAACAGCCgctttatatatagataattttgTCTTCATGCTGATCTCCCGCTGGTTCCTCAAATGGCGGCAGAGTTGTGAGAAGACAGCCTGGGCTTTATTTATTCTGTTCTGTACGTCCAGGTCGCAGCCTCCATGAGGGTTATTACTGAGCCAAGATAAATGATGctatcaatttttttccaactctTGTCTGTAAAGAACAAGGTGATAATCCAACTGTATATTTAGATCCATGACTTTAGTTTTGGCCGTGTTGATCTTCATACCCAGTAGCTGAGAGAAATGTGCAGTTTTATTTAACATTGCTTGGGCAGTTGCTGGATCAGCAGCAAGAGCGTCGATGTCATCCGTGTTGTCCAGGTCAGACACATTAATCCCCGATCCCATAAAAACACCATCAAAACTTGAGAATGTCCTTTCTAGAATCCAATCTATACAGTAGTTAAACAAAACAGGGCACAATATACACCCCTGTTTTGCACTGCTTTCTACATTGAAGGGCTCAGCTTCTCCGTCCAGCACTCTTACGATCGATCTGCAATGTTCGTAGTAGGCTTTCAACAACTCCAAGAATTCAACTGGCATACCGTCTTCCACCATGATTCGCCAAAGGTTTCCGTGGGTTACTGAGTCGAACGCTgccaaaaaatcaaagaatatgTTAATTATGGGGAGATTGTAACGTTTGCACTGTTGAAGAATAAGGCGAAGAGTGAAGATCTGGTCACTGCCCCCTCTTCCTGTTCATAACCCGTATTGATTTTCACGTGTTCGCTCATTCCTTGCTTCTTTGAACCTTTTAAGCAAAATTATCGCAAATACTTTGGTAGCCATATCTATGAGTGATATCCCTCGGTAGTTGTGGCTGTTGTATTTGTTCCCCTTTTTAAATACTGGGATTATTACTGACACCTTCCAATCAAACGGGAAGGCCTTCTTCTCCCATATCAGACTGAAGAGGGTTTCTAGCTGCTGCGCTATAACGTGTGGTGAGGCCTTGTAAACCTCAGGAGGGAGACCATCTTCTCTAGGTGACTTATTGTTTTTTAGCCGTTTGATCGCGCTTAGGATTTCTGAAGCTGAAGGTGGTGCCATGTCGGTTTCATATGGTGGTCTTTTAGCTGTTGGTAGGCAGCAATGGCGTGGCATCTTGCCCATATGTATTTGTAATTAATGAGGTTTTTAAAGTGATTCTTCCAATGATCAAGTTTACCTTGTACATCAAGGATCATGCTTCCTTGAGCGTCTTTTAGAGGACCAGCGATAGGTGACTTTTTTCCAGTTACTTCTTTGAGGGTTCTATACAGGATTCTCGTATCATTATTTCTGGCTACTTTTTCCATCTCTATAGCAACCTCATCCCAAAATTGTTGGTGGTCCTGACGCAAGTTGGATTTAACCTGTTTACGTAGCACCTTTTTTATTGCAATTGATGCGTTTGATGCCTGTCGCCTAGCCTCGATTAGCTTTACAGTTTTCTCAGACATaaattttcatcgtcatagcCGATAACTTCAGCAACCATCTTTTCCTTGGTGTTGCGGAATTTTCTCCATTGGTTGATAGGGTCTTTATCGCAGTCTGTCTGGCTCGCAAACCGGTTCTGTAACTTCAGGCAAAAGTCTTCTTTCACTGTTTGGATTTTCATTTTCTCCatgtttaatttcctttttaggggggttttctCTTCCTCGCGCTCAACTTCTAGAATATTTTCGCACCTACAAGCGTATGATCGCTCCCAGGTTTTGACCCCGTCCATGCCCCTCTATAAGCTCGAGAATCAATGACTGAGGAGCGCCAACGCTAACGGATCAATATATGTTCAATTTGGGCAGCTGTGGAGCCATCGTTTGAGCGCCAAGTTAACCTTTGAGAGGGTTTGTGTTGGAACATTGTGTTGGTGATGAAAAGGTTATGAGATCTCGCGAACTGGAGATCTCACTGGAGTCTATCACCATTGGAGCACCGTTGGCCGTATGTGAAAGGACCAAAAATATCGCAAACATTGGGGTCTGTTGGGCCAACCCGTGAGTTCCAGTCACCCGCTAGAATTAGGAAGTCTCGTTTAGAGCATTTCGGCATTGTAATTTCCAGATCAGATTAGAATGAGTCTTTATCAGCATTCGTTGCCACTCTCGTTGGTGCGTAGACAGTAATGATAGAAAAGTTGAATAATCTTCCTTAAGTTTTAGTCTGGCTATTCTCGGGTTCACTGGATCCCATGCAAGAAGAGCTTTTTGCGCACGGCGCCCTATCATAAATCTGACTCCATGGTCACCAGATCCATCATGCGCGCCATAGCTGAGAAATAAGTAAGAGTTGTCGGAATCACGGACTGGCATGGTTTCTTCAGACACTCCATTCAGTCTTGTCTCTGATAGACAAAGAACATCTGCTTGGTAACAATTCATTTCTATAGCCATCACTAGCCTTGTTGATTCATGCTTCACGGATCTCACATTCCAGCTATATTCGGAATTCATACTTCTGTAGATTTATTTCGCAGGGAATAGCTCGCACACTTTTTGATCTCACTGCTATTCCAGAGAGCGAGATCGCGTCACTTGAAACGGGGGACGCCGTAGCAGGCACTATATTTCTGGGACTATTAATTTCTTCATAGATGTTTCATAGGAATTTATTTAACCGACTGGTCCCCTCCCCCGTCGGCCCCTCCTCCTTTTTCAACCGGGCTTGGGACCGGCTATGGGGGAGTTAATTGTACTGGGAGGCTGACAGCCAACAACCCTTTGCTTTTGCAGAACCTTTGTGCTTatcttccctagatttctcctggtactcatttagagctggattGACTCCGCCTGAtattacagagtcacgccactgaccgcatcccaaaccaaataactgacCACGCTGGAAATTGAATATGCCCGCCTTGGACAAAGTATTTCCAATCATGCATGCTAACCACTTAGCTAGGACAGCTAATGCCTAAGATATGTGAATTTTGACTGGtctttcatttttatggcacatgttattaaccaagtggcatataatgatcgcaatttctgttaGTCTGTCGGTTCtgcttttgctagtttgggtacttccagataagctaggttGAAGAAAGTTGgtaagcgtatcagggaccagacgaggttaaattaaaaacagtctcttccccgattcgaccatctgaagGGGGGGGGAGCAAGCAAACAAGATAGGTGAGAAGAATTTTCtttgccgataaaacaaatgcttgttcttcttaagtatggctttTGGTCTCGGGGTATGATTCTCACTTAGCGTGTAAGAGGTCTCAGGTGCAAATCCTGAACCACccaaatttttacatgaagaagatccaaaACTAAATACGTGATCAACATAGCGATCAATGAAAGTTTACAGACATATCGGGCACCCGACCCGATTAAACCATCAATGTTCGCTTCCCCGatctgaccatctggggggggggacagacggttaattcggaaaaattagaaaaagtgaggtatttttaacttagaaacgggttatcggatctgaatgaaatttgatatttagaaagacctcgtgtctcagagctcttgttttgaaTCCtggccagatccggtgacattggggggagttggagagaggaattggaaatcttggaaaatgcttagagtggagagatcgtaaaGAAACTTGACGCGAAGAAGCTCCTGGTTCTTCTGACCTCGcgataagtgccatatgagctcttggctcttgtttttgcttgatttttatTCAATCTTTCTCTGTCTTTGTACTGTGCTTGCTTCAAAAAGTTACTTTGTGCATTTGTATATGCATTTtttctttccgttttttttttttttgtaatgatgACAAATTGGTAGAGGTTGTTGCTGATAGATCAGCTTTgtctttttattgtcttttttccaCTGGCTCAAAAAATCCTTGTTTCTGTTTATGAATTATATTAGtagactttttttcttttgtattcttcttttttttaatatcaatgtCATTTTATGGTCAAGCTCCCTACATTAAAAAGtagcttttgaaaataattggaTGCATCTAACTAAGTCTAAGTTTTAATTACACTTCTTATTTCAGAGTTGAAAGTAGATCTACTGTTTTGCTATAAGAAGTTCACAAGGAAGGTCAATATGTTATCTTTTGTTAACACTTCTAGTATTTGTGGAGAATCAGGAAAAAATCAAGTTTGTGAGATTCTGGTGCCTCACCcagttcatttgtttgttgatGAGCATTATGCAAGTTTTCAAGACTTCAAAAATGATGGTTTATCCttaatgaataatttaaataatgttCATCCAAGACCTCTTTTGAAGGCAAAGCCAGTGATTATGTTACAGAAGCTACCTAGAAGTGTTATAGATGAAGTGGCAGCTGGTATCTGGCGATGCAAtatttgtggaaaaattgaaaactgtTATTTGATGTTAGACCTCCATGAGAGCACTGGATGTGAGAAATTATCACCAATTGAGTGTGATAAATGTCCTTCAGTAATTAAAGATTATTCTGACTTTGCGTCACATTTTGTCGAACATCAACTTGGACATGCTAGGAAGTGCCCAATCTGTTTACAGGAAAATATTTGTGACCCTAAAGAGCATTTACTTTTGAAGggacatttttccaaaaatacaacTTGGCTTGAGTCACCTGTTATTTCATCAGTGGCTAGTATACTATCGTTAGATTTAGGACCCAGTCGCCATTCAAATTCTTCACATTATGGCTCGACTTCTAGCGAGataaaaaaagtatattcaTGCCATCCAAAGAGCTGCAAAAAGACCAACCGGTTGAAAACTTCCAAGAAACGGTTTTTAAACCAGTCAGCAAGTAATAGTAGTGAAGCAtaccaacaaaaaatatataagaacaaaatttcaaatagtgGCAGTTTGCCTCTTCAATCAAGGTATCAGAATGGTGATCGACCATATAAATGCAAAGTATGCAATAAAAAGATATCTAATTTATCAAACTTTACTGTTCACATGAGGTTACACACTGGCGAAAAACCATACGCATGCGAAATATGCAACAAAACATTTGCTGAAAAGCCTGTTTTGACTATTCACATGAGGTTACACACtggtgaaaaaccatatgaatgtaaaatatgtaacaaaaaattttctcaaaggCCTCATTTGATTAGTCACATTAGATCTCACAGTGGTGAAAAACCATACCAGTGtaaaatatgcaataaaaaatttccataCAGCAGTAGTTTAAAAGTTCATATGCGGTCGCACAATGGCGAAAAACCATACAAATGTAAAATATGTAGCCAAAGTTTCACTCAAAACAGTCATTTGA includes:
- the LOC136037419 gene encoding zinc finger protein ZFP2-like isoform X1, coding for MGDCLRTPELKVDLLFCYKKFTRKVNMLSFVNTSSICGESGKNQVCEILVPHPVHLFVDEHYASFQDFKNDGLSLMNNLNNVHPRPLLKAKPVIMLQKLPRSVIDEVAAGIWRCNICGKIENCYLMLDLHESTGCEKLSPIECDKCPSVIKDYSDFASHFVEHQLGHARKCPICLQENICDPKEHLLLKGHFSKNTTWLESPVISSVASILSLDLGPSRHSNSSHYGSTSSEIKKVYSCHPKSCKKTNRLKTSKKRFLNQSASNSSEAYQQKIYKNKISNSGSLPLQSRYQNGDRPYKCKVCNKKISNLSNFTVHMRLHTGEKPYACEICNKTFAEKPVLTIHMRLHTGEKPYECKICNKKFSQRPHLISHIRSHSGEKPYQCKICNKKFPYSSSLKVHMRSHNGEKPYKCKICSQSFTQNSHLIRHTKGHSGEKPYQCSICNKSFSSNQSLTAHNRIHNGEKPYECKICNSKFSWNHMTTHMRSHNGEKPYECKICNKRFPRNESLTLHMRVHTGERPFACKICNKNFSQRPHLISHIRSHSGEKPYQCKICNKNFSYSGGLTVHMRLHNGEKPYKCKICNQSFTQINHLNNHTKTH
- the LOC136037419 gene encoding zinc finger protein ZFP2-like isoform X2, with protein sequence MLSFVNTSSICGESGKNQVCEILVPHPVHLFVDEHYASFQDFKNDGLSLMNNLNNVHPRPLLKAKPVIMLQKLPRSVIDEVAAGIWRCNICGKIENCYLMLDLHESTGCEKLSPIECDKCPSVIKDYSDFASHFVEHQLGHARKCPICLQENICDPKEHLLLKGHFSKNTTWLESPVISSVASILSLDLGPSRHSNSSHYGSTSSEIKKVYSCHPKSCKKTNRLKTSKKRFLNQSASNSSEAYQQKIYKNKISNSGSLPLQSRYQNGDRPYKCKVCNKKISNLSNFTVHMRLHTGEKPYACEICNKTFAEKPVLTIHMRLHTGEKPYECKICNKKFSQRPHLISHIRSHSGEKPYQCKICNKKFPYSSSLKVHMRSHNGEKPYKCKICSQSFTQNSHLIRHTKGHSGEKPYQCSICNKSFSSNQSLTAHNRIHNGEKPYECKICNSKFSWNHMTTHMRSHNGEKPYECKICNKRFPRNESLTLHMRVHTGERPFACKICNKNFSQRPHLISHIRSHSGEKPYQCKICNKNFSYSGGLTVHMRLHNGEKPYKCKICNQSFTQINHLNNHTKTH